One genomic region from Streptomyces sp. NBC_01304 encodes:
- a CDS encoding transposase, producing the protein MRPCPDRTSCTTGSSGRTVNFLPQSLHELQVRNRTDQQDPVSRRLYASRSGVEGTVSEFVNGHRMRRCRYLGLAKTQCREV; encoded by the coding sequence ATGCGCCCCTGCCCCGACCGGACTTCCTGCACCACCGGCAGCTCGGGCCGCACCGTCAACTTTCTCCCCCAATCCCTCCACGAGCTCCAGGTCCGAAACCGCACAGACCAGCAGGACCCCGTATCGCGACGCCTCTACGCCTCCCGGTCTGGCGTCGAGGGCACCGTGAGCGAATTCGTCAACGGCCACCGCATGCGCCGCTGCCGCTACCTCGGCCTGGCCAAGACTCAATGCCGGGAAGTTTGA
- a CDS encoding terpene synthase family protein, whose protein sequence is MLAEVSLPFSGSISSDCDAARQRSIAWGRRHGLIVTPADERRYRAADIPDLMARWLPQAHGTALDLGVDALTFAALLDDQFDGACVDDPAVATRALAPLQQVLDSNHTPRDASPLVTAFADVWQRQAAGKPHYWQQRAAVHWRWFFEAFVEESSIRSGAIPMSIEEYLALRRKSGVVAMMVDLIEAAYGFETTPRVRDVPLIQDVLRIAMDLVDSINDLFSLAKEESRGDVHNLVLVIQRENGRTREQALTDVRANIQQWCQDFTQGQERLAAACAHLSSSEQSCTRSLVNGMCDAIGGFPHWSRRSGRYSQLVPVGQPAYRACL, encoded by the coding sequence ATGCTTGCCGAAGTGTCCCTGCCTTTTTCCGGCAGCATCAGCAGCGACTGCGACGCCGCCCGGCAACGTAGCATCGCCTGGGGTCGCCGGCACGGCCTGATTGTCACCCCGGCTGACGAACGGCGATATCGTGCGGCTGATATTCCCGATCTTATGGCCCGCTGGCTTCCCCAGGCGCACGGCACTGCGCTCGACCTCGGCGTTGATGCGCTCACCTTTGCGGCACTTCTCGACGATCAGTTCGATGGCGCTTGCGTCGACGATCCTGCCGTGGCCACTCGTGCGCTCGCACCACTGCAGCAGGTCCTCGACTCGAACCATACGCCCAGGGACGCTAGTCCACTCGTCACAGCCTTTGCCGACGTCTGGCAGCGCCAAGCGGCTGGAAAACCTCACTATTGGCAGCAGCGTGCCGCTGTCCACTGGCGCTGGTTCTTCGAGGCATTCGTCGAAGAGTCCAGCATCCGCAGCGGCGCAATCCCCATGAGCATCGAGGAATACCTGGCCCTGCGCCGCAAATCCGGCGTCGTTGCCATGATGGTTGACCTGATCGAAGCGGCCTACGGGTTTGAAACCACGCCCCGTGTCCGGGACGTCCCTCTCATCCAGGACGTGCTCCGCATCGCGATGGACCTTGTCGACAGCATCAACGATCTCTTCTCCCTGGCGAAGGAAGAATCCCGCGGCGATGTCCACAACCTCGTCCTTGTCATCCAACGCGAGAACGGCCGCACGCGCGAGCAGGCCCTAACCGACGTTCGAGCAAACATCCAGCAGTGGTGCCAGGACTTCACTCAGGGCCAGGAACGCCTCGCCGCTGCCTGTGCCCATCTCTCGTCGAGCGAACAGTCTTGCACGCGCAGCCTCGTGAACGGCATGTGTGACGCCATCGGCGGTTTCCCCCACTGGAGCCGTCGTAGCGGCCGCTATAGCCAGCTCGTCCCTGTCGGCCAACCCGCCTACCGTGCATGCCTGTAG
- a CDS encoding IS4 family transposase has protein sequence MVQPGMAARACIGGEAAFAAGHLGELTQIISPSLVDAVLEKTGRVQSRVRKLPSRVVVYFVLAMALFTEYGYRGVWACLVAGAGLPDVDPSAAALRQARRRVGSAPLAALFDEVKGAAAVGDTPGSWWRDLRVVAWDGTGLQVPDSPENLAFCGRAAGKFGLGGFPLMRLTALVECGTRTLIDVIVGPWKQSEKDQALLLCRALGPGMLLLADRGAKGVPLACAAAATGAHLLWRTSTDRLPPVLHLLPDGSYLSMATSQNERARLARWTRHRRGIPPQAQGLALRVIEATVTVRTPGRHRRTTHLRLITTLLDHEQYPAAELAELYHERWQVEIAYFGLKVTLRGAGRVLRSQTPDGARQELFGLLIVYQAARLIAAQAADRAGTDPDRISLTVTLRTVRLTVLTATGTTGTPGTPPTPRIRQAILHPRELGPEHRRLRILPRRVKRPISTFAYNATRKDPPILNPEIVITIGLPADLPRRPV, from the coding sequence GTGGTTCAGCCTGGCATGGCCGCGCGTGCGTGTATCGGTGGTGAAGCGGCTTTCGCCGCCGGGCATTTGGGAGAGTTGACGCAGATCATCTCGCCGTCACTGGTGGATGCGGTGCTCGAGAAGACCGGACGGGTGCAGTCCCGGGTGCGGAAGCTCCCCTCGCGGGTGGTGGTGTACTTCGTGCTGGCGATGGCGCTGTTCACCGAGTACGGATATCGGGGCGTGTGGGCCTGCCTGGTTGCCGGGGCGGGCCTGCCGGATGTCGATCCGTCGGCGGCTGCCCTGCGGCAGGCCCGGCGGCGGGTCGGCTCAGCGCCCCTGGCCGCGCTGTTCGACGAGGTCAAAGGAGCCGCCGCGGTTGGAGACACCCCGGGTTCATGGTGGAGAGATCTGCGGGTGGTGGCCTGGGACGGCACCGGCCTCCAAGTCCCCGACAGCCCCGAGAACCTCGCGTTCTGCGGGCGTGCCGCCGGGAAGTTCGGACTGGGCGGGTTCCCGCTGATGCGGCTGACCGCGCTGGTCGAATGCGGGACCCGGACCCTGATCGACGTGATTGTCGGCCCCTGGAAGCAGTCCGAGAAAGACCAGGCACTGTTGCTGTGCCGGGCGCTGGGCCCGGGCATGCTGCTGTTGGCCGACCGCGGCGCCAAGGGGGTCCCACTGGCCTGCGCCGCCGCCGCGACGGGCGCGCACTTATTGTGGCGGACCAGCACCGACCGACTGCCGCCCGTCCTGCATCTGCTGCCCGACGGCAGTTATCTGTCCATGGCCACCAGCCAGAACGAGCGAGCCCGCCTGGCCCGTTGGACCCGCCACCGCCGCGGCATCCCACCACAGGCTCAGGGCCTGGCGCTGCGGGTGATCGAGGCCACCGTCACCGTCCGCACCCCCGGCCGACATCGCCGCACCACCCATCTCCGGCTGATCACCACACTGCTTGACCACGAGCAATACCCCGCCGCCGAACTCGCTGAGCTCTATCACGAACGGTGGCAGGTGGAGATCGCGTACTTCGGTTTGAAGGTCACTCTCCGCGGCGCCGGACGCGTGCTGCGGTCGCAGACCCCCGACGGGGCGCGGCAGGAACTCTTCGGCCTGCTCATCGTCTACCAGGCCGCCCGGCTCATCGCCGCCCAAGCCGCCGACCGTGCCGGCACCGACCCCGACCGCATCTCGCTGACCGTCACTCTGCGAACGGTCCGCCTCACCGTCCTCACCGCAACCGGGACCACCGGTACCCCCGGCACGCCACCAACTCCCCGGATCCGACAGGCTATCCTCCACCCCCGCGAACTGGGGCCGGAACACCGCAGACTCCGCATCCTGCCCCGCCGCGTCAAACGCCCGATCTCCACCTTCGCCTACAACGCAACGCGAAAAGACCCGCCCATCCTCAACCCAGAGATCGTCATCACCATCGGCCTACCCGCCGATCTTCCACGTCGCCCTGTCTAA